From a single Arachis hypogaea cultivar Tifrunner chromosome 3, arahy.Tifrunner.gnm2.J5K5, whole genome shotgun sequence genomic region:
- the LOC112791453 gene encoding mediator of RNA polymerase II transcription subunit 16 isoform X3, which translates to MNGGKILQLLQSGYLGCLRWLSSKSSAPATSKSTFEEKFLSQQSQTSARWPNFLCVCSVFSSGSVQLHWAQWPPSQNGATPKWFCTSKGLLGCGPSGIMAGDAIITDSGAMHVAGVPIVNPSTIVVWEVTPGPGNGFQVTPKTSTTCGVPPLSPPNWAGFAPLAGYLFSWQDYLLSEAKQGRKQTEQNLGDAVPLYCSPVSNFSAYVSPEAAAQSAATTTWGSGVTAVAFDPTRGGSVIAVVIVEGQYMSPYDPDEGPSITGWRVQRWESSLQHVVLHPIFGNPTSSMGGQPPMQTVWQSKVDLSIAPTNDFKNHQASSIGVASDVQKTFDSGSDKSKMVNFDPFDLPSDVRTLARVVYSAHGGEIAIAFLRGGVHVFSGPNFAPVDNYQINVGSAIAAPAFSSTSCCSASVWHDTIKDRTVLRIVRVLPPAIPVSQAKANSSTWERAIAERFWWSLMVGVDWWDAVGCTQSAAEDGIVSLNSVIAVLDADFHSLPSAQHRQQYGPSLDRIKCRLLEGSNAQEVRAMVLDMQARLLLDMLGKGIESALVNSSSLVPEAWHASGETLSNIDPESMAIEPALIPTIQAYVDAVLDLASHFITRLRRYASFCRTLASHAATASTGSNRNVVTSPTQSSATPATSQGGQNGTTSSMGSTQLQSWVQGAIAKMSNPTEAVSNPTPPPISGPSPFMPISINTGTFPGTPAVRLIGDCHFLHRLCQLLLFCFFFRRTQLPRYMGVANRTTDPTVQKPQPNASATGKTEETTKPVSAVVKSDDGPTGRGGQIVPGIKAGEETAPGRSRVGTGNAGQGYTFEEVKVLFMILMDLCRRTAGLQHPLPVSQVGSSNIQVRLHYIDGNYTVLPEVVEASLGPHMQNMPRPRGADAAGLLLRELELHPPAEEWHRRNMFGVPSSESEDVDFGNEAPKLVTCDPLDFSSSEQCDVYYGAQQLWPRKRRMSERDAAFGLNTSVGLGAYLGIMGSRRDVVTTTWKAGLEGIWFKCIRCLRQTSAFASPGAPSPPSNNDKEIWWISRWAYGCPMCGGTWVRVV; encoded by the exons ATGAATGGCGGCAAGATATTGCAGTTGTTACAAAGTGGCTATCTGGGGTGTCTCCG GTGGCTTTCATCCAAGTCTAGTGCTCCTGCCACTTCAAAGTCAACATTTGAGGAGAAGTTTCTTTCACAGCAATCTCAAACTTCAG CTAGATGGCCCAATTTTCTCTGTGTCTGTTCTGTGTTCTCATCAGGCTCAGTTCAGCTTCATTGGGCCCAGTGGCCTCCTAGTCAGAATGGTGCAACGCCTAAGTGGTTTTGCACTAGTAAAGGACTCTTGGGTTGTGGGCCCAGTGGCATTATGGCTGGTGATGCTATCATAACAGACAGTGGCGCCATGCATGTAGCAGGTGTACCAATTGTTAATCCATCCACCATTGTTGTTTGGGAAGTCACTCCTGGACCTGGAAATGGTTTCCAAGTAACTCCGAAGACAAGTACTACTTGTGGTGTTCCACCTCTTAGCCCACCCAATTGGGCTGGCTTTGCTCCTTTAGCTGGATATTTGTTTAGTTGGCAAGATTATCTATTATCTGAAGCAAAGCAAGGGAGAAAACAGACAGAACAAAACCTTGGTGATGCCGTACCCCTATACTGTTCACCAGTTTCAAATTTTTCAGCATATGTGAGTCCCGAAGCTGCAGCTCAATCTGCAGCCACCACTACATGGGGTTCTGGTGTAACAGCAGTGGCTTTTGATCCTACACGTGGTGGTTCTGTCATAGCCGTTGTGATTGTTGAGG GACAGTACATGTCGCCATATGATCCAGATGAGGGCCCATCAATTACAGGGTGGAGAGTGCAACGCTGGGAGTCATCTTTACAACATGTTGTTCTGCATCCTATATTTGGGAACCCTACGTCTAGTATGGGTGGACAACCCCCTATGCAAACTGTCTGGCAGTCCAAAGTGGACCTAAGCATAGCACCAACAAATGATTTCAAGAATCATCAGGCATCTTCAATTGGAGTGGCTTCTGATGTGCAAAAGACATTTGACTCTGGTTCTGATAAATCAAAAATGGTCAATTTTGATCCATTCGATCTACCAAGTGATGTTAGGACACTTGCCCGAGTTGTTTACTCTGCTCATGGTGGTGAAATTGCCATTGCTTTTCTTCGGGGTGGTGTCCATGTCTTTTCTGGTCCAAATTTTGCACCTGTGGACAACTATCAGATTAATGTTGGATCTGCAATTGCTGCTCCTGCATTTTCTTCAACTAGCTGTTGTTCAGCTTCTGTTTGGCATGACACTATCAAAGACCGTACAGTATTGAGAATAGTTCGGGTTCTTCCTCCTGCTATTCCTGTTAGTCAAGCCAAGGCCAATTCATCGACTTGGGAGCGTGCAATTGCTGAAAG GTTTTGGTGGAGCCTTATGGTTGGCGTTGATTGGTGGGATGCTGTGGGCTGTACACAGAGTGCCGCCGAGGATGGTATTG TTTCACTTAACAGCGTTATTGCAGTTTTGGATGCGGATTTCCATTCTCTTCCTTCTGCTCAGCACAGGCAGCAGTATGGTCCA AGTCTAGACAGGATAAAGTGTAGGCTACTGGAAGGATCAAATGCCCAAGAGGTCAGGGCAATGGTTCTGGATATGCAAGCTAGATTATTGTTGGATATGCTTGGAAAAGGAATTGAGTCTGCTTTGGTAAATTCTTCATCTTTAGTGCCTGAGGCATGGCATGCATCTGGTGAAACGCTATCAAACATTGATCCTGAATCAATGGCTATAGAACCTGCGTTAATTCCTACTATTCAG GCTTATGTTGATGCAGTTCTTGATCTGGCTTCCCATTTTATTACACGATTGCGTCGTTATGCAAGTTTCTGTCGTACACTAGCATCTCATGCTGCAACTGCAAGCACTGGAAGCAACCGCAATGTGGTTACCAGTCCTACCCAAAGTTCTGCAACTCCTGCAACAAGTCAAG GAGGTCAAAATGGGACCACCAGTTCCATGGGGAGCACACAGCTGCAAAGTTGGGTTCAAGGGGCCATCGCCAAGATGAGTAATCCAACTGAAGCAGTGTCCAATCCAACTCCTCCCCCCATCAGTGGTCCTTCGCCATTTATGCCTATCAGCATTAACACAGGAACATTCCCTGGAACACCAGCAGTTAGACTTATTGGGGACTGTCATTTCCTTCACAGATTATGCCAACTGTTGCTATTCTGCTTTTTCTTTCGGCGAACACAACTCCCTCGCTATATGGGGGTTGCAAATAGAACCACTGATCCCACTGTACAAAAGCCTCAACCAAATGCTTCTGCTACTGGCAAGACAGAGGAGACTACAAAACCAGTTTCAGCTGTAGTTAAGTCAGATGATGGTCCGACAGGTCGGGGTGGTCAGATTGTGCCTGGGATAAAAGCAGGTGAAGAAACGGCTCCTGGGCGTTCAAGAGTAGGAACTGGGAATGCTGGCCAAGGATATACATTTGAAGAG GTCAAGGTGCTTTTTATGATACTAATGGATCTATGTCGCCGGACAGCTGGGCTGCAACACCCTTTACCAGTTTCCCAGGTGGGGAGCAGCAACATTCAGGTTCGGCTGCATTATATTGATGGGAACTACACTGTACTGCCAGAGGTTGTGGAAGCATCTCTTGGCCCACATATGCAG AATATGCCTCGTCCCAGAGGTGCCGATGCCGCTGGTCTTCTACTTCGTGAACTAGAACTTCACCCTCCAGCAGAAGAGTGGCACAGGCGGAATATGTTTGGTGTACCTTCATCTGAATCAGAGGACGTGGATTTTGGAAATGAAGCACCGAAACTAGTTACTTGTGACCCACTTGATTTCAGTTCATCGGAACAATGTGATGTATACTACGGAGCCCAGCAGTTATGGCCAAGGAAGCGCAGGATGTCCGAAAGAGATGCTGCTTTCGGGTTGAACACTTCTGTGGGCTTGGGAGCTTATCTTGGCATAATGGGATCTCGACGAGATGTTGTTACTACAACGTGGAAGGCTGGCCTCGAAGGAATCTGGTTCAAG TGCATAAGATGTCTGCGTCAGACCTCTGCATTTGCTTCCCCTGGAGCTCCTAGCCCTCCTAGTAACAATGACAAGGAGATTTGGTGGATCAGCCGCTGGGCGTATGGCTGCCCAATGTGCGGTGGAACATGGGTTCGAGTTGTATAG
- the LOC112791453 gene encoding mediator of RNA polymerase II transcription subunit 16 isoform X2, translating into MVPDLLSPCITDCKFPWEGNYLDSTFSTAGSVSMNGGKILQLLQSGYLGCLRWLSSKSSAPATSKSTFEEKFLSQQSQTSARWPNFLCVCSVFSSGSVQLHWAQWPPSQNGATPKWFCTSKGLLGCGPSGIMAGDAIITDSGAMHVAGVPIVNPSTIVVWEVTPGPGNGFQVTPKTSTTCGVPPLSPPNWAGFAPLAGYLFSWQDYLLSEAKQGRKQTEQNLGDAVPLYCSPVSNFSAYVSPEAAAQSAATTTWGSGVTAVAFDPTRGGSVIAVVIVEGQYMSPYDPDEGPSITGWRVQRWESSLQHVVLHPIFGNPTSSMGGQPPMQTVWQSKVDLSIAPTNDFKNHQASSIGVASDVQKTFDSGSDKSKMVNFDPFDLPSDVRTLARVVYSAHGGEIAIAFLRGGVHVFSGPNFAPVDNYQINVGSAIAAPAFSSTSCCSASVWHDTIKDRTVLRIVRVLPPAIPVSQAKANSSTWERAIAERFWWSLMVGVDWWDAVGCTQSAAEDGIVSLNSVIAVLDADFHSLPSAQHRQQYGPSLDRIKCRLLEGSNAQEVRAMVLDMQARLLLDMLGKGIESALVNSSSLVPEAWHASGETLSNIDPESMAIEPALIPTIQAYVDAVLDLASHFITRLRRYASFCRTLASHAATASTGSNRNVVTSPTQSSATPATSQGGQNGTTSSMGSTQLQSWVQGAIAKMSNPTEAVSNPTPPPISGPSPFMPISINTGTFPGTPAVRLIGDCHFLHRLCQLLLFCFFFRRTQLPRYMGVANRTTDPTVQKPQPNASATGKTEETTKPVSAVVKSDDGPTGRGGQIVPGIKAGEETAPGRSRVGTGNAGQGYTFEEVKVLFMILMDLCRRTAGLQHPLPVSQVGSSNIQVRLHYIDGNYTVLPEVVEASLGPHMQNMPRPRGADAAGLLLRELELHPPAEEWHRRNMFGVPSSESEDVDFGNEAPKLVTCDPLDFSSSEQCDVYYGAQQLWPRKRRMSERDAAFGLNTSVGLGAYLGIMGSRRDVVTTTWKAGLEGIWFKCIRCLRQTSAFASPGAPSPPSNNDKEIWWISRWAYGCPMCGGTWVRVV; encoded by the exons ATGGTCCCCGACCTCTTGTCCCCGTGCATTACTGATTGCAAATTTCCATGGGAGGGTAACTATTTGGACTCAACCTTCTCAA CTGCTGGCAGCGTGAGCATGAATGGCGGCAAGATATTGCAGTTGTTACAAAGTGGCTATCTGGGGTGTCTCCG GTGGCTTTCATCCAAGTCTAGTGCTCCTGCCACTTCAAAGTCAACATTTGAGGAGAAGTTTCTTTCACAGCAATCTCAAACTTCAG CTAGATGGCCCAATTTTCTCTGTGTCTGTTCTGTGTTCTCATCAGGCTCAGTTCAGCTTCATTGGGCCCAGTGGCCTCCTAGTCAGAATGGTGCAACGCCTAAGTGGTTTTGCACTAGTAAAGGACTCTTGGGTTGTGGGCCCAGTGGCATTATGGCTGGTGATGCTATCATAACAGACAGTGGCGCCATGCATGTAGCAGGTGTACCAATTGTTAATCCATCCACCATTGTTGTTTGGGAAGTCACTCCTGGACCTGGAAATGGTTTCCAAGTAACTCCGAAGACAAGTACTACTTGTGGTGTTCCACCTCTTAGCCCACCCAATTGGGCTGGCTTTGCTCCTTTAGCTGGATATTTGTTTAGTTGGCAAGATTATCTATTATCTGAAGCAAAGCAAGGGAGAAAACAGACAGAACAAAACCTTGGTGATGCCGTACCCCTATACTGTTCACCAGTTTCAAATTTTTCAGCATATGTGAGTCCCGAAGCTGCAGCTCAATCTGCAGCCACCACTACATGGGGTTCTGGTGTAACAGCAGTGGCTTTTGATCCTACACGTGGTGGTTCTGTCATAGCCGTTGTGATTGTTGAGG GACAGTACATGTCGCCATATGATCCAGATGAGGGCCCATCAATTACAGGGTGGAGAGTGCAACGCTGGGAGTCATCTTTACAACATGTTGTTCTGCATCCTATATTTGGGAACCCTACGTCTAGTATGGGTGGACAACCCCCTATGCAAACTGTCTGGCAGTCCAAAGTGGACCTAAGCATAGCACCAACAAATGATTTCAAGAATCATCAGGCATCTTCAATTGGAGTGGCTTCTGATGTGCAAAAGACATTTGACTCTGGTTCTGATAAATCAAAAATGGTCAATTTTGATCCATTCGATCTACCAAGTGATGTTAGGACACTTGCCCGAGTTGTTTACTCTGCTCATGGTGGTGAAATTGCCATTGCTTTTCTTCGGGGTGGTGTCCATGTCTTTTCTGGTCCAAATTTTGCACCTGTGGACAACTATCAGATTAATGTTGGATCTGCAATTGCTGCTCCTGCATTTTCTTCAACTAGCTGTTGTTCAGCTTCTGTTTGGCATGACACTATCAAAGACCGTACAGTATTGAGAATAGTTCGGGTTCTTCCTCCTGCTATTCCTGTTAGTCAAGCCAAGGCCAATTCATCGACTTGGGAGCGTGCAATTGCTGAAAG GTTTTGGTGGAGCCTTATGGTTGGCGTTGATTGGTGGGATGCTGTGGGCTGTACACAGAGTGCCGCCGAGGATGGTATTG TTTCACTTAACAGCGTTATTGCAGTTTTGGATGCGGATTTCCATTCTCTTCCTTCTGCTCAGCACAGGCAGCAGTATGGTCCA AGTCTAGACAGGATAAAGTGTAGGCTACTGGAAGGATCAAATGCCCAAGAGGTCAGGGCAATGGTTCTGGATATGCAAGCTAGATTATTGTTGGATATGCTTGGAAAAGGAATTGAGTCTGCTTTGGTAAATTCTTCATCTTTAGTGCCTGAGGCATGGCATGCATCTGGTGAAACGCTATCAAACATTGATCCTGAATCAATGGCTATAGAACCTGCGTTAATTCCTACTATTCAG GCTTATGTTGATGCAGTTCTTGATCTGGCTTCCCATTTTATTACACGATTGCGTCGTTATGCAAGTTTCTGTCGTACACTAGCATCTCATGCTGCAACTGCAAGCACTGGAAGCAACCGCAATGTGGTTACCAGTCCTACCCAAAGTTCTGCAACTCCTGCAACAAGTCAAG GAGGTCAAAATGGGACCACCAGTTCCATGGGGAGCACACAGCTGCAAAGTTGGGTTCAAGGGGCCATCGCCAAGATGAGTAATCCAACTGAAGCAGTGTCCAATCCAACTCCTCCCCCCATCAGTGGTCCTTCGCCATTTATGCCTATCAGCATTAACACAGGAACATTCCCTGGAACACCAGCAGTTAGACTTATTGGGGACTGTCATTTCCTTCACAGATTATGCCAACTGTTGCTATTCTGCTTTTTCTTTCGGCGAACACAACTCCCTCGCTATATGGGGGTTGCAAATAGAACCACTGATCCCACTGTACAAAAGCCTCAACCAAATGCTTCTGCTACTGGCAAGACAGAGGAGACTACAAAACCAGTTTCAGCTGTAGTTAAGTCAGATGATGGTCCGACAGGTCGGGGTGGTCAGATTGTGCCTGGGATAAAAGCAGGTGAAGAAACGGCTCCTGGGCGTTCAAGAGTAGGAACTGGGAATGCTGGCCAAGGATATACATTTGAAGAG GTCAAGGTGCTTTTTATGATACTAATGGATCTATGTCGCCGGACAGCTGGGCTGCAACACCCTTTACCAGTTTCCCAGGTGGGGAGCAGCAACATTCAGGTTCGGCTGCATTATATTGATGGGAACTACACTGTACTGCCAGAGGTTGTGGAAGCATCTCTTGGCCCACATATGCAG AATATGCCTCGTCCCAGAGGTGCCGATGCCGCTGGTCTTCTACTTCGTGAACTAGAACTTCACCCTCCAGCAGAAGAGTGGCACAGGCGGAATATGTTTGGTGTACCTTCATCTGAATCAGAGGACGTGGATTTTGGAAATGAAGCACCGAAACTAGTTACTTGTGACCCACTTGATTTCAGTTCATCGGAACAATGTGATGTATACTACGGAGCCCAGCAGTTATGGCCAAGGAAGCGCAGGATGTCCGAAAGAGATGCTGCTTTCGGGTTGAACACTTCTGTGGGCTTGGGAGCTTATCTTGGCATAATGGGATCTCGACGAGATGTTGTTACTACAACGTGGAAGGCTGGCCTCGAAGGAATCTGGTTCAAG TGCATAAGATGTCTGCGTCAGACCTCTGCATTTGCTTCCCCTGGAGCTCCTAGCCCTCCTAGTAACAATGACAAGGAGATTTGGTGGATCAGCCGCTGGGCGTATGGCTGCCCAATGTGCGGTGGAACATGGGTTCGAGTTGTATAG
- the LOC112791453 gene encoding mediator of RNA polymerase II transcription subunit 16 isoform X1 — translation MNQVAGTNDPEGEPVAQSQEPVSKGSEKSESITVSGEDQEVAPPEDKVPMAVDHPIDEEPVGPATVFCITLKQTKSNLLHKMSVPELCRNFSAVSWCGKLNAIACAAETCARIPSSTANPPFWIPIHIVIPERPTECAVFNVIADSPRDSVQFIEWSPTSCPRALLIANFHGRVTIWTQPSQGPPNLVRDTSCWQREHEWRQDIAVVTKWLSGVSPYRWLSSKSSAPATSKSTFEEKFLSQQSQTSARWPNFLCVCSVFSSGSVQLHWAQWPPSQNGATPKWFCTSKGLLGCGPSGIMAGDAIITDSGAMHVAGVPIVNPSTIVVWEVTPGPGNGFQVTPKTSTTCGVPPLSPPNWAGFAPLAGYLFSWQDYLLSEAKQGRKQTEQNLGDAVPLYCSPVSNFSAYVSPEAAAQSAATTTWGSGVTAVAFDPTRGGSVIAVVIVEGQYMSPYDPDEGPSITGWRVQRWESSLQHVVLHPIFGNPTSSMGGQPPMQTVWQSKVDLSIAPTNDFKNHQASSIGVASDVQKTFDSGSDKSKMVNFDPFDLPSDVRTLARVVYSAHGGEIAIAFLRGGVHVFSGPNFAPVDNYQINVGSAIAAPAFSSTSCCSASVWHDTIKDRTVLRIVRVLPPAIPVSQAKANSSTWERAIAERFWWSLMVGVDWWDAVGCTQSAAEDGIVSLNSVIAVLDADFHSLPSAQHRQQYGPSLDRIKCRLLEGSNAQEVRAMVLDMQARLLLDMLGKGIESALVNSSSLVPEAWHASGETLSNIDPESMAIEPALIPTIQAYVDAVLDLASHFITRLRRYASFCRTLASHAATASTGSNRNVVTSPTQSSATPATSQGGQNGTTSSMGSTQLQSWVQGAIAKMSNPTEAVSNPTPPPISGPSPFMPISINTGTFPGTPAVRLIGDCHFLHRLCQLLLFCFFFRRTQLPRYMGVANRTTDPTVQKPQPNASATGKTEETTKPVSAVVKSDDGPTGRGGQIVPGIKAGEETAPGRSRVGTGNAGQGYTFEEVKVLFMILMDLCRRTAGLQHPLPVSQVGSSNIQVRLHYIDGNYTVLPEVVEASLGPHMQNMPRPRGADAAGLLLRELELHPPAEEWHRRNMFGVPSSESEDVDFGNEAPKLVTCDPLDFSSSEQCDVYYGAQQLWPRKRRMSERDAAFGLNTSVGLGAYLGIMGSRRDVVTTTWKAGLEGIWFKCIRCLRQTSAFASPGAPSPPSNNDKEIWWISRWAYGCPMCGGTWVRVV, via the exons ATGAATCAAGTTGCTGGGACTAACGACCCAGAGGGCGAGCCCGTGGCTCAGTCTCAAGAACCGGTTTCAAAGGGTTCCGAAAAGTCTGAATCGATCACTGTCAGTGGTGAAGATCAAGAGGTGGCGCCACCTGAGGACAAGGTTCCCATGGCCGTGGACCATCCAATAGACGAAGAACCGGTTGGTCCCGCCACCGTTTTCTGCATCACGCTGAAGCAAACGAAGTCGAATTTACTCCACAAGATGAGTGTCCCTGAACTATGTCGCAATTTCAG TGCTGTTTCTTGGTGTGGAAAACTCAATGCAATAGCTTGTGCAGCTGAAACGTGTGCAAGAATCCCAag TTCAACTGCAAATCCACCATTTTGGATTCCAATACACATTGTAATCCCAGAGAGGCCGACCGAGTGTGCAGTGTTCAATGTCATAGCAG ATTCTCCTCGTGATTCTGTCCAGTTTATAGAATGGTCCCCGACCTCTTGTCCCCGTGCATTACTGATTGCAAATTTCCATGGGAGGGTAACTATTTGGACTCAACCTTCTCAA GGGCCACCTAATCTTGTACGTGATACTAGCTGCTGGCAGCGTGAGCATGAATGGCGGCAAGATATTGCAGTTGTTACAAAGTGGCTATCTGGGGTGTCTCCG TATAGGTGGCTTTCATCCAAGTCTAGTGCTCCTGCCACTTCAAAGTCAACATTTGAGGAGAAGTTTCTTTCACAGCAATCTCAAACTTCAG CTAGATGGCCCAATTTTCTCTGTGTCTGTTCTGTGTTCTCATCAGGCTCAGTTCAGCTTCATTGGGCCCAGTGGCCTCCTAGTCAGAATGGTGCAACGCCTAAGTGGTTTTGCACTAGTAAAGGACTCTTGGGTTGTGGGCCCAGTGGCATTATGGCTGGTGATGCTATCATAACAGACAGTGGCGCCATGCATGTAGCAGGTGTACCAATTGTTAATCCATCCACCATTGTTGTTTGGGAAGTCACTCCTGGACCTGGAAATGGTTTCCAAGTAACTCCGAAGACAAGTACTACTTGTGGTGTTCCACCTCTTAGCCCACCCAATTGGGCTGGCTTTGCTCCTTTAGCTGGATATTTGTTTAGTTGGCAAGATTATCTATTATCTGAAGCAAAGCAAGGGAGAAAACAGACAGAACAAAACCTTGGTGATGCCGTACCCCTATACTGTTCACCAGTTTCAAATTTTTCAGCATATGTGAGTCCCGAAGCTGCAGCTCAATCTGCAGCCACCACTACATGGGGTTCTGGTGTAACAGCAGTGGCTTTTGATCCTACACGTGGTGGTTCTGTCATAGCCGTTGTGATTGTTGAGG GACAGTACATGTCGCCATATGATCCAGATGAGGGCCCATCAATTACAGGGTGGAGAGTGCAACGCTGGGAGTCATCTTTACAACATGTTGTTCTGCATCCTATATTTGGGAACCCTACGTCTAGTATGGGTGGACAACCCCCTATGCAAACTGTCTGGCAGTCCAAAGTGGACCTAAGCATAGCACCAACAAATGATTTCAAGAATCATCAGGCATCTTCAATTGGAGTGGCTTCTGATGTGCAAAAGACATTTGACTCTGGTTCTGATAAATCAAAAATGGTCAATTTTGATCCATTCGATCTACCAAGTGATGTTAGGACACTTGCCCGAGTTGTTTACTCTGCTCATGGTGGTGAAATTGCCATTGCTTTTCTTCGGGGTGGTGTCCATGTCTTTTCTGGTCCAAATTTTGCACCTGTGGACAACTATCAGATTAATGTTGGATCTGCAATTGCTGCTCCTGCATTTTCTTCAACTAGCTGTTGTTCAGCTTCTGTTTGGCATGACACTATCAAAGACCGTACAGTATTGAGAATAGTTCGGGTTCTTCCTCCTGCTATTCCTGTTAGTCAAGCCAAGGCCAATTCATCGACTTGGGAGCGTGCAATTGCTGAAAG GTTTTGGTGGAGCCTTATGGTTGGCGTTGATTGGTGGGATGCTGTGGGCTGTACACAGAGTGCCGCCGAGGATGGTATTG TTTCACTTAACAGCGTTATTGCAGTTTTGGATGCGGATTTCCATTCTCTTCCTTCTGCTCAGCACAGGCAGCAGTATGGTCCA AGTCTAGACAGGATAAAGTGTAGGCTACTGGAAGGATCAAATGCCCAAGAGGTCAGGGCAATGGTTCTGGATATGCAAGCTAGATTATTGTTGGATATGCTTGGAAAAGGAATTGAGTCTGCTTTGGTAAATTCTTCATCTTTAGTGCCTGAGGCATGGCATGCATCTGGTGAAACGCTATCAAACATTGATCCTGAATCAATGGCTATAGAACCTGCGTTAATTCCTACTATTCAG GCTTATGTTGATGCAGTTCTTGATCTGGCTTCCCATTTTATTACACGATTGCGTCGTTATGCAAGTTTCTGTCGTACACTAGCATCTCATGCTGCAACTGCAAGCACTGGAAGCAACCGCAATGTGGTTACCAGTCCTACCCAAAGTTCTGCAACTCCTGCAACAAGTCAAG GAGGTCAAAATGGGACCACCAGTTCCATGGGGAGCACACAGCTGCAAAGTTGGGTTCAAGGGGCCATCGCCAAGATGAGTAATCCAACTGAAGCAGTGTCCAATCCAACTCCTCCCCCCATCAGTGGTCCTTCGCCATTTATGCCTATCAGCATTAACACAGGAACATTCCCTGGAACACCAGCAGTTAGACTTATTGGGGACTGTCATTTCCTTCACAGATTATGCCAACTGTTGCTATTCTGCTTTTTCTTTCGGCGAACACAACTCCCTCGCTATATGGGGGTTGCAAATAGAACCACTGATCCCACTGTACAAAAGCCTCAACCAAATGCTTCTGCTACTGGCAAGACAGAGGAGACTACAAAACCAGTTTCAGCTGTAGTTAAGTCAGATGATGGTCCGACAGGTCGGGGTGGTCAGATTGTGCCTGGGATAAAAGCAGGTGAAGAAACGGCTCCTGGGCGTTCAAGAGTAGGAACTGGGAATGCTGGCCAAGGATATACATTTGAAGAG GTCAAGGTGCTTTTTATGATACTAATGGATCTATGTCGCCGGACAGCTGGGCTGCAACACCCTTTACCAGTTTCCCAGGTGGGGAGCAGCAACATTCAGGTTCGGCTGCATTATATTGATGGGAACTACACTGTACTGCCAGAGGTTGTGGAAGCATCTCTTGGCCCACATATGCAG AATATGCCTCGTCCCAGAGGTGCCGATGCCGCTGGTCTTCTACTTCGTGAACTAGAACTTCACCCTCCAGCAGAAGAGTGGCACAGGCGGAATATGTTTGGTGTACCTTCATCTGAATCAGAGGACGTGGATTTTGGAAATGAAGCACCGAAACTAGTTACTTGTGACCCACTTGATTTCAGTTCATCGGAACAATGTGATGTATACTACGGAGCCCAGCAGTTATGGCCAAGGAAGCGCAGGATGTCCGAAAGAGATGCTGCTTTCGGGTTGAACACTTCTGTGGGCTTGGGAGCTTATCTTGGCATAATGGGATCTCGACGAGATGTTGTTACTACAACGTGGAAGGCTGGCCTCGAAGGAATCTGGTTCAAG TGCATAAGATGTCTGCGTCAGACCTCTGCATTTGCTTCCCCTGGAGCTCCTAGCCCTCCTAGTAACAATGACAAGGAGATTTGGTGGATCAGCCGCTGGGCGTATGGCTGCCCAATGTGCGGTGGAACATGGGTTCGAGTTGTATAG